One window from the genome of Alkalihalobacillus sp. LMS6 encodes:
- a CDS encoding MgtC/SapB family protein, with the protein MGIVLLKLSIALFSGFLIGIDRQIKHKPLGLKTSMVICIASCLITIVSVEAYLYFSSTENARLAMDPMRLAAQIVSGVGFLGAGVILRRSNDVISGLTTAAMIWAASGIGIAIGAGFYIEAFLSVLLILVAVNIIPALLKIIGPTSLNQIDVSLKVVMAEEATSTHLIKSIQRKEKGWKKRKAKNIIIHDVKIRDIEENKQQLDILLSIPRTMYMTQLYDIVKKIDHVQTVAIEQK; encoded by the coding sequence TTGGGAATTGTGTTACTAAAATTAAGTATTGCCTTATTCTCTGGCTTTTTAATTGGTATTGATCGTCAAATTAAACATAAACCACTAGGTTTAAAAACAAGTATGGTCATCTGTATAGCTAGCTGCTTAATTACGATTGTTTCAGTTGAAGCGTACCTCTATTTCTCAAGCACAGAGAATGCACGACTTGCTATGGATCCTATGCGATTAGCAGCACAAATTGTTAGTGGCGTTGGTTTTCTCGGTGCAGGCGTAATTTTAAGACGAAGCAACGACGTCATATCTGGATTAACTACTGCTGCCATGATCTGGGCAGCTTCAGGAATTGGCATTGCCATCGGAGCCGGTTTTTATATAGAGGCATTCTTGTCAGTCCTACTAATCTTGGTTGCCGTAAACATCATTCCTGCATTGTTAAAAATCATCGGCCCTACTTCTCTAAATCAAATTGATGTTTCGCTTAAAGTGGTAATGGCTGAAGAGGCCACTTCTACCCACTTAATTAAAAGCATCCAGCGAAAAGAAAAAGGTTGGAAGAAGCGAAAAGCAAAGAACATTATTATCCATGACGTAAAAATTAGAGACATTGAAGAAAACAAGCAACAGCTAGATATTTTACTCTCCATTCCACGCACTATGTACATGACACAACTGTATGATATTGTGAAAAAGATTGATCACGTACAAACTGTCGCAATTGAACAAAAATAG
- a CDS encoding CrcB family protein, with product MRPFYTWFAVTAGGALGGLTRFGLTYIFPGHEWVGIFIANLTGSFMMGLAVQAFNERINVSQTVKKGITVGFIGGFTTMSTFIADFFSLLTENSLLASVYLLLSVCGGILLAWFGMRIMSKRAM from the coding sequence ATGCGTCCCTTTTATACATGGTTTGCCGTTACGGCTGGTGGGGCGTTAGGTGGTCTAACCCGATTTGGCCTTACATATATCTTTCCAGGCCATGAGTGGGTCGGAATTTTCATTGCAAATCTTACTGGTAGCTTTATGATGGGGCTAGCTGTTCAAGCATTTAATGAGCGAATAAACGTATCACAAACTGTGAAAAAAGGCATCACAGTCGGATTTATCGGCGGATTCACTACAATGTCAACGTTTATAGCTGATTTCTTCTCGTTACTTACTGAAAATTCTCTATTAGCTAGTGTATACCTTCTTTTATCCGTGTGTGGTGGTATTTTATTAGCCTGGTTCGGGATGCGTATAATGAGTAAGAGGGCGATGTAA
- the thiL gene encoding thiamine-phosphate kinase, with the protein MRDEFSFITSITPNHYFQKQLSIGIGDDAAVYKTSNETEQVVCVDAMVEGIHFRKDTLSSFQIGRKALAINISDLAAMGATPAYYLVTLAIPRTWTEEELQEIYRGMNQIAINYQMDLIGGDTVSSDSQLMLSVTAIGTVKKGQALKRSTAKPNDVVFVTGPLGRSAAGLHLLQQKNNKPFTNEELACIQVHQEPEPQVDSGMLFSQVNKRIALNDISDGLSSEAMELAEASKQQIVIEHSKLTPVLPSIETASLERKLDWLFNGGEDFQLIGATSRETFQQLQKSAQNDLFEIGYVRSGSPSVFMRNGETESLISKSGYNHFN; encoded by the coding sequence ATGAGAGATGAATTTTCCTTTATTACGAGCATTACACCGAATCATTATTTTCAGAAGCAGTTATCAATTGGAATTGGTGATGACGCAGCGGTGTACAAAACGTCAAATGAAACGGAACAAGTCGTGTGTGTCGATGCAATGGTGGAAGGGATTCATTTCCGTAAAGATACACTAAGTTCCTTTCAAATTGGCAGAAAAGCCTTAGCAATTAACATAAGTGATCTTGCTGCAATGGGCGCAACTCCAGCATATTATCTTGTTACACTTGCGATTCCTCGTACGTGGACAGAAGAAGAGTTGCAAGAAATCTATAGAGGAATGAATCAAATTGCCATAAACTATCAAATGGATTTAATTGGTGGCGACACGGTATCAAGTGATTCGCAATTAATGCTATCTGTCACGGCGATTGGAACGGTTAAAAAAGGTCAAGCGTTAAAACGAAGCACAGCAAAACCAAATGACGTTGTATTCGTAACAGGCCCTCTTGGTCGTTCCGCAGCTGGATTACATCTATTACAACAAAAAAATAATAAACCATTTACGAATGAAGAATTAGCGTGTATTCAAGTCCATCAGGAACCCGAACCTCAGGTGGATAGTGGCATGCTTTTTTCGCAAGTGAACAAACGGATCGCATTAAATGATATTAGTGATGGATTATCAAGTGAAGCGATGGAGTTAGCGGAAGCGAGTAAACAGCAAATTGTTATTGAACACTCAAAGCTGACGCCGGTTTTGCCGAGTATTGAGACAGCAAGTTTGGAGCGTAAGCTTGATTGGCTGTTTAACGGTGGAGAAGATTTTCAGCTAATCGGTGCTACGTCTCGAGAAACCTTTCAGCAGCTACAAAAAAGTGCTCAAAACGACTTGTTTGAGATAGGGTATGTCCGGTCCGGTTCCCCGAGTGTGTTTATGCGAAATGGCGAAACCGAGTCTTTAATTTCTAAAAGTGGCTATAATCATTTTAATTAG
- the tsaB gene encoding tRNA (adenosine(37)-N6)-threonylcarbamoyltransferase complex dimerization subunit type 1 TsaB, producing MTTILGIDTSSYRLGVSVCKDGQVIAEYSTWLKKNHALRLMPAVEHVLQDVDLKPADLDAIAVAKGPGSYTGVRMAVTTAKSLAWALKIPLIPLSTLAVMAEAGRYFNGMIVPLIDARRGTVFAACYQATEDGTISAKEAEKHQSLADLLEQLKTMNQRILFVGEDVSLHQEAIQAELGDQAMFTPGALPSARAGALCLLALRQEPVENVHAFTPDYHRLPEAEVNWQHEQQRNETERSSKENGVRRY from the coding sequence ATGACAACGATATTGGGAATTGATACGTCCTCTTACCGTCTAGGCGTATCGGTTTGTAAAGATGGACAAGTAATTGCGGAATATTCAACGTGGTTAAAGAAAAACCATGCTTTGCGATTAATGCCAGCAGTTGAACATGTTTTACAAGATGTGGACCTAAAGCCAGCTGATTTGGATGCGATTGCTGTTGCAAAGGGGCCAGGTTCCTACACTGGTGTAAGAATGGCTGTGACCACTGCAAAGTCGTTGGCTTGGGCGTTGAAAATTCCGTTAATCCCGCTATCGACATTAGCCGTCATGGCAGAAGCTGGTCGATACTTTAATGGAATGATTGTTCCTCTTATTGATGCAAGAAGAGGGACTGTTTTTGCTGCGTGTTATCAAGCAACAGAAGACGGGACGATTTCTGCAAAAGAAGCTGAAAAACATCAATCGCTTGCAGATCTTTTAGAACAGCTGAAAACGATGAATCAACGTATTTTGTTTGTTGGTGAAGATGTGTCTCTACATCAAGAGGCAATTCAAGCTGAATTAGGAGACCAAGCGATGTTTACCCCTGGTGCTTTACCGAGTGCGCGTGCAGGTGCATTATGCCTTCTTGCTTTACGTCAAGAACCTGTGGAGAATGTTCATGCATTTACGCCAGATTATCACCGACTGCCTGAAGCGGAGGTGAACTGGCAGCATGAACAACAGCGAAATGAAACCGAACGTTCAAGTAAGGAGAATGGAGTTCGCAGATATTGA
- the tatC gene encoding twin-arginine translocase subunit TatC, with the protein MPLSDMSIMDHAVELRRRVLVILVFFVVALIGGFMLAVPVISYLQTAPQAVDMPFHAFRLTDPLRIYVNFAMIVAFVLVIPVILYQLWAFVAPGLKEEEQKATLAYIPISFFLLLAGFAFAYFILIPYVMSFMSTMADRLDINEMYGINEYFSFLFQLTVPFGILFQLPVVVMFFTRIGLVTPQLLTKIRKYAYFVLLIIAGLITPPELMSHLLVTLPMLILYEISIAISRATYRKYTKPSPESHSEAQ; encoded by the coding sequence ATTCCTCTATCAGATATGTCGATTATGGATCACGCAGTGGAATTAAGACGCAGGGTTCTCGTAATCCTCGTCTTTTTTGTAGTTGCGCTGATTGGCGGCTTTATGCTAGCCGTCCCGGTTATTTCTTACTTGCAAACTGCCCCTCAAGCAGTCGATATGCCGTTTCACGCTTTTCGATTAACGGATCCTTTAAGAATTTACGTTAATTTTGCGATGATTGTTGCGTTTGTGCTCGTTATACCTGTAATTCTTTATCAACTTTGGGCATTCGTTGCACCTGGTTTAAAAGAAGAAGAGCAAAAAGCAACGCTTGCATATATTCCGATCTCATTTTTTCTTTTACTTGCAGGGTTTGCATTCGCTTATTTTATATTAATCCCGTACGTTATGTCGTTTATGAGTACGATGGCAGATCGTTTGGACATTAATGAAATGTACGGCATTAACGAATATTTTTCGTTTTTGTTTCAATTAACGGTACCATTCGGTATTTTGTTTCAACTACCAGTTGTCGTGATGTTTTTTACACGAATTGGTCTCGTAACACCACAATTGTTAACGAAAATTAGAAAGTATGCGTACTTTGTCTTACTTATTATTGCAGGCTTAATTACACCTCCAGAACTGATGTCACATTTACTGGTTACATTACCGATGCTCATTTTGTATGAGATTAGTATCGCCATTTCACGTGCAACTTACCGTAAATATACGAAACCTTCACCAGAATCACATAGTGAAGCACAGTAA
- a CDS encoding PLP-dependent transferase, which produces MKNKSKAKPIYQTSAFVFESLDGMASYFSGEKEYLYSRYGNPNTDDLGKGVALLE; this is translated from the coding sequence ATGAAAAACAAAAGTAAGGCAAAACCTATTTATCAAACATCTGCATTTGTGTTTGAGAGTCTTGATGGTATGGCATCGTATTTTTCCGGGGAAAAGGAATATTTATACTCACGCTATGGAAATCCAAATACCGATGATCTCGGCAAAGGTGTAGCGCTGCTAGAATAA
- the rimI gene encoding ribosomal protein S18-alanine N-acetyltransferase encodes MKPNVQVRRMEFADIDDVLVLEREAFTTPWTREAFEAELTRNNYAYYFVLQENEAIIGYCGLWKVLDEAQITNVAILEARRGHSYGEYLLRSIMEWLKMVEAKTLSLEVRASNEIAQGLYEKLGFSKAGIRKNYYADNQEDAWVMWVMLNDNHISN; translated from the coding sequence ATGAAACCGAACGTTCAAGTAAGGAGAATGGAGTTCGCAGATATTGACGACGTTCTTGTACTCGAACGCGAAGCTTTTACAACTCCGTGGACAAGAGAAGCGTTTGAAGCCGAATTAACAAGAAACAATTATGCTTATTATTTTGTACTTCAAGAAAATGAAGCGATTATTGGCTACTGCGGCTTGTGGAAAGTATTAGATGAAGCGCAAATTACAAACGTTGCCATTCTCGAAGCACGACGAGGACATTCTTATGGTGAATACTTATTACGCTCGATAATGGAGTGGTTAAAAATGGTTGAGGCAAAAACGCTCTCACTTGAGGTAAGAGCATCCAATGAAATTGCACAAGGACTTTACGAAAAACTGGGATTTTCAAAAGCTGGGATTCGAAAAAATTATTATGCAGATAATCAAGAAGATGCATGGGTAATGTGGGTGATGTTAAATGACAATCATATTAGCAATTGA
- a CDS encoding redox-sensing transcriptional repressor Rex — translation MKSDQLKIPQATAKRLPLYYRFLENLHTSGKQRVSSTELSQALKVDSATIRRDFSYFGALGKKGYGYNVQYLLSFFRDTLDQDERTNVILVGVGNLGTALLQYNFSKNNSTVMTHAFDVDEKKIGTSIGDVPIYDWNKIDEIGMNDTAIAVLTVPASQAQNSADKLVEAGISGILNFTPVRLSVPEHIRVHHIDLAIELQALVYFLKHYPL, via the coding sequence ATGAAATCAGACCAACTAAAGATTCCTCAAGCAACAGCAAAACGCTTGCCGCTTTATTATCGGTTTCTAGAGAATCTTCACACATCAGGCAAGCAACGGGTTTCCTCAACAGAGTTGAGTCAAGCGCTTAAAGTAGACTCAGCAACGATTCGCAGAGATTTCTCATATTTTGGAGCGTTAGGAAAGAAGGGATATGGGTACAATGTACAATATCTTCTCTCTTTTTTTCGAGATACACTCGATCAAGATGAGAGAACGAATGTTATTCTTGTCGGCGTCGGAAATTTGGGAACAGCCTTACTACAGTATAATTTCTCTAAAAACAATAGTACAGTCATGACCCATGCTTTTGATGTAGATGAAAAGAAGATTGGCACATCGATTGGCGATGTACCTATTTATGACTGGAATAAGATTGATGAGATTGGAATGAACGATACAGCGATCGCTGTGTTAACCGTACCAGCATCACAAGCGCAAAATAGTGCGGACAAGCTCGTTGAAGCAGGCATTAGCGGCATACTTAATTTTACACCGGTACGACTCTCAGTACCTGAACATATTCGCGTTCACCATATTGATCTTGCAATTGAATTGCAAGCGCTTGTATATTTCTTGAAACACTATCCACTTTAA
- a CDS encoding DedA family protein gives MDILKEFITQYGYVGVFFSLVAGIAGFPIPDEILLITLGYLSYIEYFHLSTILFICFIGSLSGMSVSYVLGTTLGAPFLEKYGPRFYFSTKKQLYVHNLFIQHGKWLLLIGFFIPGIRHLIGYVSGITRFHYKTYVLITGIGSGLWTILFIYIGYGLGGQWLLIQEDIYAHKMLYMAVLSFIFLSALISYLVYKHILHTNKKQPQKEDHPIS, from the coding sequence ATGGATATTTTAAAGGAATTTATTACCCAATATGGCTATGTTGGCGTCTTTTTTTCATTAGTAGCAGGGATTGCTGGCTTTCCTATACCTGACGAAATATTACTTATTACGCTTGGGTATTTATCGTACATTGAATACTTTCACTTAAGTACTATCCTATTTATTTGTTTTATTGGATCACTGAGCGGGATGTCTGTCTCGTATGTTTTAGGCACTACATTAGGCGCTCCTTTCTTAGAAAAGTATGGTCCTCGTTTTTATTTTTCAACTAAAAAACAGCTTTATGTTCATAACTTATTTATTCAGCATGGGAAATGGCTGCTGTTAATTGGCTTTTTTATTCCTGGCATCAGACATTTAATTGGATATGTGTCTGGTATCACTCGTTTTCATTACAAGACGTATGTCCTTATTACAGGAATCGGGAGTGGACTGTGGACAATCCTTTTCATCTATATTGGCTATGGTCTAGGAGGTCAGTGGCTCTTGATTCAGGAGGACATCTATGCACATAAAATGCTCTACATGGCTGTATTATCGTTTATCTTCCTAAGTGCTCTCATTTCATACCTTGTTTACAAGCATATCTTGCATACTAACAAGAAGCAGCCTCAAAAGGAGGATCATCCAATCTCATAG
- the tsaD gene encoding tRNA (adenosine(37)-N6)-threonylcarbamoyltransferase complex transferase subunit TsaD gives MTIILAIETSCDETAAAVIQNGDTVLANVVATQMESHARFGGVVPEVASRHHVESVTAVVEEAMEQADVGFADLTAVAVTEGPGLVGALLVGIHTAKAIAFAHQLPLIGVHHIAGHIYANQLVQPMEFPLLALVASGGHTELILMEKDGQFEQIGQTRDDAVGEAYDKAARAMKLPYPGGPNVEKLSLEATEEIELPRSWLEKGSYDFSFSGLKSAVLNRIHNDQQKGIETNVAALAKGFQESVVDVLVTRTVAAYEQYEPKQVLVAGGVAANKGLRKGLEERLAQRVDLVIPPLHLCTDNAAMIGACAHQMWINGAKGQLNMNGRPGMPLTSFSQSL, from the coding sequence ATGACAATCATATTAGCAATTGAAACAAGCTGTGATGAAACCGCTGCGGCAGTCATTCAAAACGGAGACACGGTTTTAGCAAATGTTGTCGCAACGCAAATGGAAAGTCACGCAAGATTCGGAGGCGTTGTTCCGGAGGTAGCTTCCAGGCATCATGTTGAATCGGTGACAGCCGTTGTGGAAGAAGCGATGGAGCAGGCGGATGTAGGATTTGCTGATTTAACAGCTGTAGCAGTGACGGAGGGGCCTGGACTTGTTGGTGCGTTACTCGTTGGAATTCATACCGCTAAAGCGATTGCGTTTGCGCATCAACTCCCGTTAATTGGCGTCCATCATATTGCAGGTCATATCTATGCAAATCAATTAGTACAGCCAATGGAATTTCCGCTTCTAGCACTGGTTGCCTCTGGCGGGCATACGGAACTCATTTTGATGGAAAAAGATGGTCAGTTTGAACAAATTGGTCAAACGCGGGATGATGCAGTAGGGGAAGCCTACGATAAAGCTGCACGTGCCATGAAACTTCCGTATCCTGGCGGGCCGAACGTAGAAAAACTTTCATTAGAAGCCACTGAAGAAATTGAGCTGCCAAGATCTTGGCTTGAAAAAGGTAGCTACGATTTTAGCTTTAGTGGGTTAAAATCAGCTGTCTTAAATCGAATTCATAACGATCAGCAAAAAGGGATCGAAACGAATGTAGCAGCGTTAGCAAAAGGGTTCCAGGAAAGCGTCGTTGATGTATTAGTAACACGTACGGTGGCGGCTTATGAGCAATATGAGCCTAAGCAAGTGTTAGTTGCAGGAGGAGTAGCTGCAAATAAAGGGTTACGTAAAGGGTTGGAAGAACGCTTGGCACAGCGCGTAGACCTTGTGATTCCACCACTGCATTTGTGTACAGATAATGCAGCGATGATTGGGGCGTGTGCTCACCAAATGTGGATAAACGGTGCAAAAGGCCAACTTAATATGAATGGACGACCAGGAATGCCGTTAACGTCATTTTCGCAGTCATTATAG
- a CDS encoding CrcB family protein has protein sequence MMFTLLLISVGGGTGAFLRYTIGEILAKRFNWPSFFTVITFVNIVGSACLGIAVGFSFNEILESFIIYFLGGFTTFSTFSIEAVQCFKDGHAWRGLLYIALTIVGSGVGFWLGINFML, from the coding sequence ATGATGTTCACACTCCTTCTTATATCGGTTGGTGGAGGCACAGGAGCGTTTCTTCGCTATACAATCGGTGAGATTTTAGCAAAGCGATTTAACTGGCCAAGTTTTTTTACGGTTATAACATTCGTGAACATCGTTGGAAGTGCGTGTTTAGGTATTGCTGTTGGATTCTCGTTTAACGAAATATTGGAATCTTTCATCATTTATTTTCTCGGCGGGTTTACAACGTTTTCGACATTTAGTATAGAGGCGGTACAATGTTTTAAAGATGGACACGCATGGAGAGGACTTTTGTACATTGCGTTAACGATTGTCGGGTCTGGTGTTGGCTTTTGGTTAGGGATCAATTTTATGCTATAA
- a CDS encoding PLP-dependent aspartate aminotransferase family protein produces the protein MGIEVSFVEPHTDWQKAVKENTRALFCESVTNPHVRVESIETMVQFAQENHLHVIVDNTFATPYFAKPLTLGADLVVHSATKYLGGHSDVTAGVVVGCEPLISRVKQLVITMGTTLSPFEAWLTCRGLKTLGVRMERQSSNAAMLADYLKKQPKVQHVNYSESLSSFGNGAIVTIRLKQEVDIHAFFSGFSFVKIAPTLAGVETSISYPVGTSHRSVPIEKREALGIISQDVRISVGIEDHRDIINDFVDALKKA, from the coding sequence ATGGGAATTGAAGTGAGCTTTGTTGAACCTCATACAGATTGGCAAAAAGCTGTGAAAGAGAATACAAGAGCGCTTTTCTGTGAGTCCGTTACAAATCCACATGTTCGCGTCGAAAGCATTGAAACTATGGTGCAATTTGCGCAAGAAAATCATCTGCATGTGATCGTTGATAATACGTTTGCAACCCCTTATTTCGCAAAACCATTGACGCTTGGAGCTGACCTGGTTGTTCATAGTGCAACGAAATATTTAGGAGGGCATAGTGATGTTACAGCAGGAGTCGTTGTTGGGTGTGAGCCACTTATTTCAAGAGTAAAACAACTTGTGATTACGATGGGAACGACGTTAAGCCCTTTTGAAGCTTGGTTAACATGCAGAGGCTTAAAAACATTAGGTGTGAGAATGGAAAGACAGTCTAGCAATGCGGCAATGCTTGCTGATTATCTGAAAAAACAACCGAAAGTTCAGCACGTTAACTATTCAGAGTCCTTATCTTCATTCGGGAATGGTGCAATTGTAACCATTCGTTTAAAGCAAGAGGTTGATATTCACGCATTTTTCTCTGGCTTTTCTTTTGTGAAGATTGCACCGACTTTGGCAGGGGTTGAGACATCAATCTCTTATCCAGTTGGAACATCCCATCGTTCCGTTCCTATTGAGAAAAGAGAAGCACTTGGGATTATTTCGCAAGATGTTCGCATATCTGTAGGAATCGAGGATCATCGAGATATTATAAATGATTTTGTAGATGCGTTAAAGAAAGCATAA
- the tsaE gene encoding tRNA (adenosine(37)-N6)-threonylcarbamoyltransferase complex ATPase subunit type 1 TsaE encodes MQSYQLRSYSVEETLRWASSFSTILLPSDCLLLDGDLGAGKTHFVKGLGSGLHVKQMITSPTFTIIKEYEGTLPLYHMDVYRVGETAEELGLEEYIEGEGVTVIEWAHLIADMLPTTYFSLKIEKVSETERVLTFKAKGASHVKRLEEWLNDNDIGN; translated from the coding sequence ATGCAATCGTATCAATTAAGATCATATTCAGTAGAAGAGACGTTACGATGGGCGTCTTCATTTTCAACGATTTTATTACCGAGTGACTGCTTGTTACTTGATGGCGATTTGGGTGCTGGTAAGACACATTTTGTCAAAGGCTTAGGCAGTGGATTACATGTGAAGCAAATGATTACAAGTCCAACTTTTACGATTATTAAAGAGTATGAAGGAACGTTGCCTCTCTACCATATGGATGTTTATCGTGTTGGAGAAACAGCAGAAGAATTAGGACTAGAAGAGTATATAGAGGGGGAGGGTGTCACGGTTATCGAGTGGGCTCATTTGATTGCAGACATGCTTCCAACTACTTATTTTTCATTGAAGATAGAAAAAGTGAGTGAGACAGAGCGTGTGTTAACGTTTAAAGCAAAAGGAGCTTCACATGTAAAGCGTTTAGAGGAGTGGTTAAATGACAACGATATTGGGAATTGA
- a CDS encoding ATP-binding cassette domain-containing protein, translating into MIVLQCVNVSKSFGAEPILENVKLEVQSNERVALVGRNGAGKSTLLKMIVGDMGIDSGDIVIPKNVELGYLSQHTDLKSTKTIWDEMVTVFEPLIKMEKQLRSLEQQMADPLPDHAYTKLLQEYDQMQNDFKEQGGYQYEADIRGVLSGLHFQQFDYETPISSLSGGQKTRLALGKLLLSKPALLVLDEPTNHLDMVTLTWLENYLNNYPGSLLVVSHDRYFLDRLTTKVVELSRHQTTTFHGNYSFYLEEKAKRYEQELKQFEKQQAEIEKLETFVAKNLVRASTTKRAQSRRKQLEKMDRLERPQGNEKSASFGFDIVRQSGNDVLTIRELEVKYDDHTVFSNMDLALTRGESVCLLGDNGTGKTTLLKAVTEQIDHTSGQILFGSNVSVGYYDQEHAKLQSNKTVLQEVWDEFPGTVEKEIRSLLGLFLFSGDDVLKIVSSLSGGEKARVALAKLMMVKANLLILDEPTNHLDLDSKEVLEAALIDYPGTILFVSHDRYFINRIASRVVELENGVTTSYLGDYTYYSDKKKEMAERAALNDETTKTIEATHAEQTDKTNYQQDKELKRLERQKERRLLAIEEQIESLELENQELETQMLEPDVYSDHVKAKEIQDQLASNGQKMDALMEEWESLQ; encoded by the coding sequence ATGATTGTATTACAATGTGTGAACGTCTCAAAGTCGTTTGGCGCCGAGCCAATTTTAGAAAACGTTAAACTAGAAGTTCAGTCCAATGAGCGAGTTGCATTAGTCGGACGAAATGGTGCTGGTAAATCAACGTTATTAAAGATGATCGTTGGAGACATGGGTATTGATTCAGGCGACATTGTCATTCCAAAAAACGTTGAACTGGGTTACCTTTCACAGCATACGGACTTAAAATCAACGAAAACCATTTGGGATGAGATGGTAACTGTTTTTGAACCACTTATTAAAATGGAAAAACAGTTGCGGTCTCTAGAACAACAAATGGCAGATCCACTGCCTGATCATGCGTACACAAAGCTTTTGCAAGAATATGATCAAATGCAAAATGATTTTAAAGAACAAGGCGGCTATCAATATGAAGCCGATATTCGAGGGGTTCTTTCTGGTCTTCATTTTCAACAATTTGATTATGAAACACCGATTTCTTCGTTATCCGGCGGGCAAAAAACAAGGCTTGCTCTAGGAAAACTTCTTTTATCAAAACCCGCTCTTCTTGTTCTTGATGAGCCCACAAACCATTTAGACATGGTGACACTTACATGGTTAGAAAATTATTTGAACAATTACCCAGGTTCACTTTTAGTCGTTTCCCATGATCGCTATTTTCTTGATCGTCTAACGACAAAAGTCGTTGAGCTTTCGCGCCATCAAACAACAACGTTTCACGGCAACTATAGCTTTTATCTTGAGGAAAAAGCAAAGCGTTATGAACAAGAGCTAAAGCAATTTGAAAAGCAACAAGCAGAAATTGAAAAACTTGAAACCTTCGTTGCAAAAAACCTTGTCCGGGCTTCCACAACAAAACGAGCGCAGAGTCGGAGAAAGCAATTGGAGAAGATGGATCGCCTTGAACGCCCTCAAGGAAATGAAAAATCAGCTTCGTTTGGGTTCGATATTGTTCGTCAATCTGGGAACGACGTGCTTACGATACGTGAACTGGAAGTGAAGTACGACGATCATACCGTTTTCTCGAATATGGATCTTGCGCTCACACGAGGCGAATCGGTCTGTTTATTAGGCGATAATGGTACAGGGAAAACGACCCTTTTAAAAGCTGTTACAGAACAAATCGATCATACTAGTGGGCAAATTTTGTTTGGTAGCAATGTTTCCGTTGGCTACTACGATCAGGAGCATGCAAAACTTCAAAGCAATAAAACGGTGCTCCAAGAAGTTTGGGATGAGTTTCCCGGGACCGTGGAAAAAGAGATTCGCAGTTTACTCGGGCTGTTTTTATTTAGTGGCGATGATGTTTTGAAGATTGTCTCTTCCTTAAGTGGTGGTGAAAAAGCAAGAGTGGCTTTAGCGAAGTTAATGATGGTAAAAGCGAACCTTCTTATCCTTGATGAACCGACCAACCATTTAGATCTTGATTCAAAAGAAGTGTTGGAAGCCGCACTAATCGATTATCCTGGTACCATTTTGTTCGTGTCGCACGATCGTTATTTTATTAACCGAATCGCGTCACGTGTTGTCGAGTTAGAAAATGGGGTAACAACAAGCTACCTCGGTGACTATACCTACTACTCAGACAAGAAAAAAGAAATGGCTGAACGAGCTGCACTTAACGACGAAACGACGAAAACGATTGAAGCAACACATGCTGAACAAACAGATAAGACCAATTATCAACAAGATAAAGAACTGAAACGTTTGGAGCGTCAAAAGGAAAGGCGCCTCCTTGCAATTGAAGAGCAGATCGAATCTCTAGAGCTTGAAAATCAAGAACTTGAGACACAGATGCTCGAACCTGACGTCTATTCAGATCACGTTAAAGCAAAAGAGATCCAAGACCAACTTGCATCAAATGGACAAAAGATGGACGCTTTAATGGAAGAATGGGAATCGTTGCAGTAA
- the tatA gene encoding twin-arginine translocase TatA/TatE family subunit has product MPLSGGSLIIIAIVALIIFGPKKLPEFGKAAGSTLKEFKNATKGLADDDEDNKPANVQKEKA; this is encoded by the coding sequence ATGCCATTATCAGGAGGAAGTTTAATTATCATTGCGATTGTAGCATTGATTATTTTTGGTCCAAAGAAATTACCTGAGTTTGGAAAAGCTGCAGGTAGTACGTTGAAAGAATTCAAAAATGCAACAAAAGGTTTAGCCGATGATGACGAGGATAACAAGCCAGCAAATGTTCAAAAAGAAAAAGCATAA